The following are from one region of the Symmachiella macrocystis genome:
- the glgX gene encoding glycogen debranching protein GlgX: MIDHSLSGDSAPLGATVVTGGVNFSLFSRTATGVELLLFDHADDVAPSWVYRIDPATNRSYHYWHLFLRDVKPGQLYGYRVCGPSDFGRGLRFDPQKILLDPYGRAVVAPSNYDRNAASLPGDNAGTALKSVVVQPAHYDWEGDQPLRRPSAQTIIYEMHVRGFTQHENSGLPESKRGTYAGLIEKIPYLQQLGITAVELLPVFQFDPFDAPPGKTNYWGYSPISFFAPHAAYSSDRTPLGPVKEFRDMVKAMHRAGIEVILDVVFNHTTEGDERGPTLCFRGIDNPTYYILEQGEKYSNYSGCGNTLNANHPIVRRMILDSLKYWVREMHVDGFRFDLASILSRDASGHPLANPPVLWDIESDPYLSGTKLLAEAWDAAGLYQVGSFVGDAWKEWNGRFRDDVRDFFRGEPGSVRWIADRIVGSPEIYGHKGREVEQSVNFITCHDGFTLNDLVSYNGKHNEANGEGNRDGSNDDRSWNCGMEGPTDDFTIEQLRNRQVKNFLAVTMLSLGLPMITMGDEVRRTQCGNNNAYCQDNELSWFDWTLLEKYDDVHRFFRLLCSRRGLRNIEHERNRVSVNAMLQAATKSWHGTTLNQPDWGDNSRSIAFSGELRHEGMQFYLILNAYWESLEFELPTRDRGKWRRWIDSSLESPNDIVPWEEAPEWSADTYRSASQSVVMLLSVNE, translated from the coding sequence ATGATTGACCATAGCCTAAGCGGTGATAGCGCACCTTTGGGAGCAACAGTTGTCACCGGCGGCGTCAATTTCAGCCTGTTTTCGCGCACGGCAACCGGTGTCGAGTTGTTGTTGTTTGATCACGCGGATGACGTCGCCCCGTCGTGGGTGTACCGGATAGATCCAGCAACCAATCGATCTTATCACTACTGGCACCTCTTCCTACGAGATGTGAAACCTGGGCAATTGTACGGCTATCGCGTTTGTGGACCGTCCGATTTCGGACGCGGACTGCGATTTGATCCACAGAAAATCTTGCTGGATCCCTATGGCCGAGCAGTCGTCGCGCCGTCGAATTACGACCGTAACGCCGCTAGTCTTCCCGGCGACAACGCAGGTACGGCATTAAAAAGTGTGGTCGTGCAACCGGCTCACTATGACTGGGAAGGCGATCAACCACTACGGCGACCGTCAGCGCAGACCATCATCTATGAGATGCATGTCCGCGGTTTCACGCAGCATGAGAACTCTGGCCTCCCCGAGAGCAAACGCGGCACGTACGCCGGTTTGATTGAAAAAATCCCCTACCTGCAACAATTGGGAATTACGGCTGTCGAGCTGCTTCCCGTGTTCCAATTCGATCCATTTGACGCTCCTCCCGGCAAAACGAACTATTGGGGATACTCACCGATATCGTTCTTTGCGCCACACGCGGCCTATAGCTCTGACCGGACTCCACTCGGACCCGTTAAAGAGTTTCGCGATATGGTCAAAGCGATGCATCGCGCCGGAATAGAAGTGATTCTGGATGTTGTGTTTAACCACACGACTGAAGGTGACGAACGGGGGCCGACACTTTGCTTCCGGGGCATCGACAACCCGACGTACTACATCCTCGAGCAGGGCGAAAAGTATTCCAATTACTCCGGCTGCGGCAATACGCTCAATGCGAATCATCCCATCGTCCGTCGGATGATCCTCGACAGCCTGAAGTATTGGGTCCGCGAGATGCACGTCGACGGGTTTCGTTTCGACTTGGCCTCCATTCTGTCGCGGGATGCTAGCGGACATCCGCTTGCAAATCCACCAGTGCTGTGGGACATCGAATCCGATCCCTACTTGTCAGGCACCAAGTTGCTCGCCGAAGCCTGGGATGCGGCTGGACTGTATCAAGTCGGCAGCTTTGTCGGTGATGCATGGAAAGAGTGGAATGGCCGCTTTCGAGACGACGTGCGAGATTTCTTTCGAGGCGAACCGGGGTCGGTGCGGTGGATCGCGGATAGAATCGTCGGCAGCCCCGAGATTTATGGACACAAGGGTCGCGAAGTGGAGCAAAGCGTCAACTTTATTACCTGCCACGACGGTTTCACGCTCAACGATCTGGTCTCCTACAACGGCAAACACAACGAAGCCAACGGTGAAGGCAATCGCGACGGGTCCAACGATGATCGCAGTTGGAATTGCGGCATGGAAGGCCCCACTGACGACTTCACCATCGAGCAGCTCCGCAACCGCCAAGTAAAGAACTTTCTCGCGGTCACGATGTTGTCGCTAGGCCTCCCGATGATCACCATGGGAGACGAGGTCCGCCGCACTCAGTGCGGCAATAACAACGCATACTGCCAGGACAATGAGCTAAGCTGGTTCGATTGGACGTTGTTAGAAAAATATGACGATGTGCATCGATTCTTCCGTTTGCTCTGCAGCAGACGCGGACTTCGTAATATCGAACACGAACGAAATCGCGTGAGTGTAAACGCGATGTTACAGGCCGCGACGAAATCCTGGCATGGCACCACACTCAACCAACCGGACTGGGGCGATAATTCTCGAAGCATCGCTTTCTCTGGTGAGCTTCGTCATGAAGGCATGCAATTTTATCTGATCCTGAACGCCTATTGGGAGTCGCTAGAGTTCGAATTGCCGACACGCGACCGCGGCAAGTGGCGACGCTGGATAGACTCATCGCTTGAATCACCCAATGATATTGTTCCGTGGGAAGAAGCACCAGAATGGTCAGCAGATACTTATCGGTCGGCAAGTCAATCTGTGGTGATGCTGCTTTCAGTGAATGAATAA
- a CDS encoding acetate/propionate family kinase, whose product MLILLLNAGSSSLKATVMETTQHRVVATGHADWAGTSTQYQYIGPDQNKHAERVSWKGHAEAVRRFITDLLKQKPPALTDLSHLAAVGHRVVHGGDYTTAIQITPDVRSRIEQLRTLAPLHNPPSLETLAAAEAELPNLPHIATFDTAFHSTLPPKAYTYPIPMKWTRDWGIRRFGFHGLSHAYCSNQATNMLDRPRDELRLVICHLGHGCSAAAVQGGRCLDTTMGFTPLDGLMMATRSGSIDPGILEYVQNNHGLSAEQVGHSLNHDSGLLGVSEISGDLRQLEEAANDGHELAQLAIGIYVHRIRQAIGALTVTLGGIDALIFTAGVGENSSGIRRLICSDLECLGLELDTEANTACQPDADIATKSSRGRILVIATREDLTMVREIQAIIDLSSQGPGGVPQVTVSKSNDKLPGISNS is encoded by the coding sequence ATGTTGATACTTCTGCTTAACGCTGGATCCAGCAGTTTGAAGGCGACTGTTATGGAAACCACGCAGCACCGTGTGGTGGCCACCGGGCATGCTGACTGGGCAGGAACTTCGACCCAGTATCAATACATCGGGCCGGATCAAAACAAACACGCAGAACGGGTTAGCTGGAAAGGGCACGCGGAAGCCGTCCGTCGCTTTATTACCGATCTATTGAAACAGAAACCACCGGCACTGACAGATCTTTCCCATCTGGCAGCTGTCGGGCATCGTGTCGTCCACGGCGGAGACTATACAACCGCAATCCAAATCACACCGGATGTTCGCTCTCGCATCGAACAACTGCGTACACTGGCGCCGCTGCACAATCCACCCAGTTTAGAAACACTGGCTGCCGCTGAAGCTGAGTTACCGAATCTTCCCCACATCGCCACGTTCGATACGGCGTTTCATTCCACGTTACCGCCCAAAGCCTATACCTATCCGATTCCGATGAAGTGGACACGCGACTGGGGGATCCGTCGGTTCGGATTTCATGGGCTTAGCCATGCTTATTGCAGCAATCAAGCCACAAATATGCTCGACCGTCCGCGCGACGAACTGCGCCTCGTAATCTGCCATCTGGGGCACGGATGTTCTGCAGCAGCAGTTCAGGGCGGTCGCTGTCTCGATACCACAATGGGCTTTACACCACTCGACGGTTTGATGATGGCCACCCGTAGCGGTTCGATTGACCCGGGAATCCTAGAGTATGTTCAAAATAATCACGGGTTGTCCGCCGAACAAGTCGGGCACTCGCTGAACCATGATTCCGGGCTATTGGGGGTGTCCGAAATCTCGGGCGATCTACGACAATTGGAAGAAGCAGCTAATGATGGGCACGAACTGGCTCAATTGGCAATTGGCATCTATGTGCATCGCATACGTCAAGCAATCGGAGCTTTGACAGTCACGCTAGGGGGAATTGATGCGCTGATCTTTACGGCAGGGGTTGGCGAAAACTCATCAGGAATTCGCAGATTGATTTGTTCCGACCTCGAATGTTTGGGGTTGGAGTTGGATACCGAGGCCAACACTGCGTGTCAGCCAGATGCCGACATCGCCACAAAAAGTTCGCGCGGCCGAATACTGGTCATAGCCACCCGCGAAGATTTGACCATGGTGCGCGAGATACAAGCGATCATTGATCTGTCATCACAAGGACCGGGTGGAGTTCCCCAGGTAACTGTTAGTAAGTCAAATGACAAGTTACCTGGTATAAGCAATAGTTGA
- a CDS encoding TolC family protein, with product MANLRFFLSFCLMALVCCGCRTNGAYQSASTTDASQAAPPGTTTVAETGTPSSLDQSSPVVQQTSLESIAIDDSGVPQAIDSIPIEPEPADSLSLSGTISLALANNPDLVALRATERVGVATLGVAQTYPFNPFVQVQATPYQHLDNVNPRSTYHYMLMMQRFQLAGQQGHREDAAFSSLNGIRWNIHQAELQTSSLTAQLYFTALYQNGLLLIAEANHTNNERLLKTLQKRFEAGSVAAADVATIRIDTNSSRRQLQLARANHQTALRDLRRQLGFPPYAPLNFDGDLQQIDWQLPAGEALVPAETDQGIDRDSTARDAAWVASWAANRPDVLAAHANIDMARANLRLASADRVPDLQLGPYYQGDPDGMTRLGFRAEMNLPIINSGKPLETQRAAELSQQNTIWRQALLRAELEGQAAYERYKLAYVEFHRGNNEAVSELPRELQSLEQQLAEGEVDVVRVIQARTSMLQNQRALLDQLNELAQSAALLVGATGMPVELLLGQSL from the coding sequence ATGGCCAATCTTCGATTTTTTCTCTCATTCTGTCTGATGGCGTTGGTCTGCTGCGGATGCCGCACTAATGGTGCGTATCAATCCGCTAGCACCACCGATGCGAGTCAGGCAGCGCCCCCGGGGACAACGACCGTCGCGGAGACAGGCACTCCCTCGTCACTGGATCAGTCGTCCCCCGTTGTGCAACAGACATCGTTAGAATCGATCGCGATTGACGATTCTGGCGTTCCGCAGGCGATCGATTCAATTCCCATAGAACCGGAGCCGGCTGATTCGCTCTCCCTGAGCGGTACCATCTCGCTGGCCCTGGCGAACAATCCTGACTTGGTGGCCTTGCGCGCTACGGAACGGGTAGGAGTCGCGACCTTGGGTGTCGCTCAAACATACCCTTTTAACCCCTTCGTGCAGGTTCAGGCGACACCCTATCAGCACTTGGACAATGTTAATCCAAGGTCCACGTATCATTACATGTTGATGATGCAGCGTTTCCAGTTGGCCGGTCAGCAAGGACATCGCGAAGACGCGGCGTTCTCCTCATTAAACGGTATTCGCTGGAACATTCATCAAGCCGAATTGCAAACGTCTTCGCTTACCGCTCAGCTCTACTTCACAGCTTTGTACCAAAACGGTTTGCTCCTAATAGCCGAGGCCAACCACACGAATAACGAACGATTGCTGAAGACACTCCAGAAACGGTTCGAAGCGGGCAGCGTTGCCGCTGCTGATGTGGCAACGATTCGTATCGATACCAATTCCTCCAGACGGCAACTGCAGTTAGCAAGAGCAAATCACCAGACGGCCCTCAGAGATCTTCGGCGACAACTTGGGTTTCCGCCGTATGCCCCTCTCAACTTCGACGGTGATTTGCAACAGATTGACTGGCAACTTCCTGCCGGAGAAGCATTGGTGCCTGCAGAGACCGATCAGGGAATCGACAGGGATTCGACGGCCCGCGACGCAGCCTGGGTCGCGAGTTGGGCTGCAAACCGCCCCGATGTCCTGGCAGCGCATGCGAACATCGATATGGCCCGCGCCAATCTGCGATTGGCATCCGCTGACCGTGTGCCGGACCTGCAACTCGGTCCCTATTATCAGGGAGATCCAGATGGCATGACACGACTCGGGTTCCGCGCTGAAATGAATCTGCCCATCATCAATTCGGGCAAACCGCTGGAAACGCAGCGTGCTGCCGAACTGAGCCAACAAAATACAATCTGGCGGCAAGCGCTGTTACGGGCGGAATTAGAGGGGCAAGCCGCATACGAGCGTTACAAACTTGCCTATGTTGAGTTTCACCGTGGGAATAACGAAGCCGTCTCGGAGTTACCGCGCGAATTGCAAAGCCTGGAACAACAATTAGCCGAGGGCGAAGTCGACGTCGTGCGTGTGATCCAAGCCCGCACCAGTATGCTTCAGAACCAACGCGCCCTGCTCGATCAGCTGAATGAACTTGCCCAGTCAGCGGCGCTGCTTGTCGGTGCGACCGGCATGCCAGTGGAATTGCTGCTGGGCCAATCGCTGTAG
- a CDS encoding efflux RND transporter permease subunit encodes MRWLVEMSLRLRVAVVAAAVLLIVGGLRTIPAMPLDVFPEFAPPYVEIQTEAPGLSAEEVENLITFPLENALVGTPGLETLRSKSVLGLSSIRMLLGENSDLDRTRQLVQERLAVETPRLPTVARPPVILQPLSSLSRMMKIGMWSDKLSQQDLSELAVWTIRPRLMAIPGVANVAVWGQRDKQFQVLVDMDRLRAHQVSLDAVLRSAGDAVVLDAGGFVDTPNQRMAVRQLPPVKSPEALAQTVVAFTGGAPMRLGDVAEVQIGSPPPIGDAIINDQPGLLLIVEKQPAANMLAVTHEVEQALDLLRPGLKDVEIDSTIFRPATFIERSIDNLTHALLLGCVLVVVVLVSFLFDWRTAIISLTAIPLSLMTAVLLIYWWGMTINTMIIAGLVIALGEVVDDAVIDVENIVRRLRLNRTAEHPRSSFRVVLEASLEIRSAVVYATAIIVFVFLPVFFLEGLPGAFFRPLAIGYVLAILASLVVAMTVAPAMSLLILTRGHSSDHEPPLTRWLKIPYRAVLPWFAVRPKSAIAFLAISFAATFMLVRNLGQEFLPNFQETDFLMHFVEKPGTSIEAMDRITVQASRELRAIPGVRNFGSHIGRAEVADEVVGPNFTELWISIDETVDYDATLDKIQAAVDGYPGLYRDVLTYLRERVKEVLTGASSSIVVRIYGPELQSLRDQAHAVGAVIEKIEGVDNLKVEPQVLVPQVDVRLKPLAAERFGLTPGQVRRAVTTLLRGTKVGEVYENQIKMDVVVWGDRSSRTDLMALHELRIDTTLGGQVPLKDVAEISIVPAPNEVKREGGSRRIDVTCDAKGRDLASVAQDIEAAVGAMPFPRGYHPEFLGEYAALQESQRRLLALGALALLGILLILYIDFQSVRLTLMVCLTIPFALIGGVVAVWLGGGVLSLGSLVGFVTVLGIAARNGIMLVSHYRHLQVVEGLPFGRDLVVRGAEERLAPILMTVLTTALALLPLVIYGNKPGHEIEYPLAVVIVGGLVTSTILNLFLLPPLYLLWGRHAVTDSDDDQPNGREYPAAV; translated from the coding sequence ATGAGGTGGCTTGTTGAAATGTCCCTGCGGTTGCGCGTAGCGGTTGTCGCCGCTGCCGTGTTGCTGATCGTGGGAGGACTACGCACGATTCCCGCGATGCCGCTCGACGTGTTCCCTGAATTCGCGCCGCCCTACGTGGAAATCCAAACCGAAGCGCCCGGCCTATCGGCCGAGGAAGTCGAAAACCTAATCACGTTTCCGCTGGAAAATGCACTCGTTGGTACGCCCGGGCTGGAAACGCTACGTTCCAAATCGGTCCTCGGGTTGTCTTCGATTCGCATGCTGCTGGGGGAAAATTCCGATCTCGATCGAACACGGCAATTGGTCCAAGAACGACTAGCTGTCGAAACGCCGCGGCTGCCGACGGTTGCACGGCCTCCGGTGATCCTGCAACCGTTGTCGTCGCTGAGCCGGATGATGAAGATCGGCATGTGGTCCGACAAGCTTTCTCAGCAAGACCTCTCGGAGTTAGCCGTCTGGACCATTCGCCCCCGGCTGATGGCCATTCCGGGAGTGGCCAACGTGGCCGTGTGGGGCCAACGGGACAAACAGTTTCAAGTGTTGGTCGATATGGATCGCCTGCGGGCGCACCAGGTTTCGCTGGATGCGGTACTGCGTTCCGCCGGCGACGCGGTCGTATTGGACGCTGGTGGATTTGTCGACACTCCGAACCAACGGATGGCCGTCCGGCAACTCCCACCCGTCAAAAGTCCCGAAGCTTTGGCTCAAACGGTCGTTGCATTCACCGGCGGTGCGCCAATGCGACTGGGGGACGTTGCCGAAGTGCAAATCGGCTCGCCGCCACCCATTGGCGATGCAATTATCAACGATCAACCGGGCCTATTGCTCATCGTCGAAAAACAACCGGCCGCCAATATGCTGGCAGTCACTCACGAAGTGGAGCAGGCATTGGACCTGCTCCGACCGGGACTGAAGGACGTAGAGATCGACTCCACCATCTTCCGCCCAGCCACGTTTATTGAACGCTCGATCGACAACTTAACACACGCGCTATTGTTGGGATGCGTGTTGGTCGTGGTCGTGCTGGTCAGTTTCTTGTTTGACTGGCGGACAGCGATCATCAGCCTGACAGCGATTCCACTGTCGCTGATGACGGCAGTGTTGCTGATCTATTGGTGGGGCATGACGATCAACACTATGATCATCGCGGGTTTGGTGATCGCGCTGGGTGAAGTCGTCGACGATGCGGTCATCGATGTGGAAAACATCGTCCGTCGTTTGCGCCTCAACCGGACGGCGGAACATCCCCGTTCGTCGTTTCGAGTGGTTCTGGAAGCGTCGCTGGAAATCCGTAGCGCCGTTGTCTATGCGACGGCGATCATCGTGTTTGTTTTTTTGCCAGTCTTCTTTTTAGAAGGATTACCCGGCGCGTTTTTCCGACCGTTGGCAATTGGATACGTATTGGCGATTCTCGCTTCCCTGGTGGTGGCGATGACCGTCGCTCCGGCAATGTCACTGCTGATTTTAACGCGGGGGCATAGTTCCGATCACGAGCCGCCGCTTACGCGCTGGTTGAAAATTCCTTACCGAGCGGTGCTCCCCTGGTTTGCCGTGCGTCCCAAGTCGGCCATTGCCTTTCTGGCAATTTCTTTTGCCGCCACGTTCATGCTGGTCCGCAACCTGGGTCAGGAATTTTTGCCAAATTTCCAGGAGACCGACTTTCTGATGCACTTTGTCGAAAAGCCTGGGACGTCGATTGAGGCAATGGACCGCATCACCGTGCAAGCCAGTCGTGAACTGCGGGCGATTCCCGGGGTCCGTAATTTTGGCAGTCACATCGGCCGTGCAGAAGTCGCCGACGAAGTCGTGGGGCCGAACTTTACCGAGCTATGGATCAGCATCGACGAGACGGTCGACTACGATGCCACGCTCGACAAAATCCAGGCAGCGGTCGATGGTTATCCGGGGTTGTACCGTGACGTACTCACCTACTTGCGCGAGCGCGTTAAGGAGGTCCTGACCGGCGCCAGTTCGAGCATCGTCGTACGGATCTACGGGCCGGAATTGCAGTCGCTGCGCGACCAGGCGCATGCCGTTGGCGCTGTGATCGAAAAAATCGAAGGCGTGGACAATCTTAAGGTCGAGCCACAAGTACTCGTTCCGCAAGTTGACGTGCGTCTAAAACCGCTGGCCGCCGAACGCTTTGGACTCACTCCCGGCCAAGTCCGCCGGGCGGTGACCACACTTTTGCGGGGGACCAAGGTTGGCGAAGTCTACGAGAACCAAATCAAAATGGATGTCGTCGTCTGGGGTGATCGTTCAAGCCGCACCGACCTGATGGCGCTGCACGAATTACGGATCGATACCACTCTAGGGGGACAAGTGCCGTTGAAGGACGTCGCCGAAATCAGCATTGTTCCAGCACCCAACGAAGTGAAACGCGAAGGCGGCTCGCGGCGCATCGATGTCACCTGCGATGCCAAAGGCCGTGATTTGGCCTCGGTGGCGCAGGACATCGAAGCGGCCGTCGGAGCGATGCCCTTTCCCCGCGGTTACCATCCAGAATTCTTGGGCGAATACGCCGCCCTCCAAGAGTCCCAACGCCGACTACTGGCGCTAGGCGCGTTGGCACTGCTGGGGATCTTGTTGATTCTCTACATCGATTTTCAGTCGGTCCGCCTAACCTTAATGGTCTGCCTAACGATTCCGTTCGCACTCATCGGCGGCGTAGTCGCCGTGTGGCTGGGGGGTGGCGTGTTGTCGCTCGGCTCGCTGGTTGGCTTTGTCACCGTGCTGGGAATCGCCGCCCGCAACGGCATCATGCTCGTCAGCCATTATCGGCACCTACAAGTTGTCGAAGGATTACCATTTGGTCGCGATCTCGTTGTGCGGGGGGCGGAAGAACGACTTGCCCCGATTCTGATGACCGTGTTAACGACCGCACTGGCGCTGTTGCCGCTTGTGATTTACGGAAACAAACCCGGGCACGAAATCGAATACCCACTGGCGGTCGTCATCGTCGGCGGTTTGGTCACCTCCACAATTCTCAACCTCTTCTTGCTCCCCCCGCTGTACCTGTTGTGGGGACGGCATGCGGTTACAGATAGCGACGATGATCAACCCAATGGCAGGGAATACCCGGCGGCGGTGTAA
- a CDS encoding efflux RND transporter periplasmic adaptor subunit, producing the protein MSILKNLFIAASSIVIVALLYVLWTETQQKSSKAAPSKSAPAIAHSKTTHPVHESDLNIIELSPEAVKRLALEFATLEVRSMPRSRPYGAEVVLPTDASVIVSAPLAGTLRESPGREFPEVGQSVRDGEPLLELLPLLTPELSVLTHSERIRVAESKLAVAQAQIDATGQLQQAKVQSEATQIAFARAQRLFKSGVGTKQAVDDAQAQFESASEAFTAAQARKALVDDINLDAEAGTLQPIPIDSPLQGIVRSTLVQTGQMIAAGAALFEIMNDRVMWIRVSLYVGELDELSTSQPARLTLLDGVHSEQDTIAQPIAAPPTATPLSAAVDLYYEVANDNHHFRPGQRVAAHLPIIGEAETKTVPWSAVIHDIYGGQWVYEQVEPLKFVRRRVEVGWVEEGRAALLRGPAVGAQVVTAGAAELMGTEFGFAK; encoded by the coding sequence ATGTCCATTCTCAAAAACTTGTTCATCGCCGCATCAAGCATCGTGATTGTCGCGTTGCTGTACGTCTTATGGACTGAAACGCAACAGAAATCAAGCAAAGCGGCGCCTTCAAAATCGGCACCGGCTATTGCGCATTCTAAAACGACGCATCCCGTTCATGAGTCGGATTTGAACATCATCGAGCTCAGCCCCGAGGCAGTTAAGCGTCTGGCATTGGAGTTTGCGACCTTGGAGGTGCGGTCGATGCCCCGTTCTCGACCGTACGGTGCCGAGGTGGTTTTACCAACGGATGCATCGGTGATCGTTTCCGCCCCTCTGGCTGGAACATTGCGCGAATCACCTGGTAGAGAATTCCCGGAGGTCGGCCAATCAGTGCGGGATGGCGAACCATTGCTGGAGTTATTGCCGTTGCTGACGCCGGAACTCTCTGTGTTAACCCATTCTGAGCGGATTCGCGTGGCCGAGTCGAAACTTGCTGTCGCCCAAGCGCAAATCGATGCCACTGGGCAGTTGCAGCAAGCCAAGGTCCAATCCGAGGCAACACAAATCGCCTTCGCACGCGCTCAGCGATTATTCAAGAGCGGCGTGGGAACCAAACAAGCGGTCGACGATGCCCAGGCGCAATTTGAATCCGCGAGCGAAGCTTTCACTGCCGCCCAAGCACGAAAAGCACTCGTCGACGACATCAATTTAGACGCGGAGGCGGGCACGCTTCAACCCATTCCGATTGACTCGCCCCTACAGGGGATTGTCCGCTCCACTCTTGTTCAAACTGGGCAAATGATTGCCGCCGGAGCGGCGTTGTTTGAAATCATGAACGACCGTGTCATGTGGATCCGGGTTTCGTTGTATGTCGGCGAATTGGACGAGTTGAGCACCTCCCAACCCGCGCGGCTCACTCTACTGGACGGCGTCCATTCGGAACAAGACACAATTGCCCAACCGATTGCCGCACCCCCCACGGCGACCCCGCTTTCGGCGGCCGTTGATTTGTACTACGAAGTTGCCAACGACAACCACCATTTTCGCCCAGGCCAACGCGTGGCGGCGCATCTTCCGATCATTGGCGAAGCGGAGACGAAAACCGTCCCCTGGTCGGCTGTGATCCACGATATTTACGGCGGACAGTGGGTTTACGAACAAGTCGAGCCGCTCAAATTTGTACGCCGCCGCGTCGAAGTCGGTTGGGTGGAAGAGGGCAGGGCGGCACTGTTACGGGGACCGGCCGTTGGTGCACAGGTCGTCACTGCCGGAGCGGCAGAACTTATGGGGACAGAGTTTGGTTTTGCAAAATAA
- a CDS encoding sensor histidine kinase, whose translation MVVEETTRLGRLADQLLNLSRHDAGITQSVHESVQLNALLGDVAEQLQPFAHDRGVMLACESGATCEVNGDDIRLSQVFFNCLENAIKYTLPGGEVTIRLQTTAQAAVVEIQDNGIGISASDVPHIFERFYRVDPSRQTDSGGTGLGLSIAKAAVLAHDGTIDLHSQLESGTTVMIRILLSTSAPNTGSSQTNLLNV comes from the coding sequence GTGGTTGTCGAAGAAACGACGCGACTGGGCCGCTTGGCGGATCAATTGCTCAACCTCAGCCGGCACGACGCGGGAATCACGCAATCCGTTCACGAATCGGTGCAACTCAACGCGCTGCTGGGCGATGTCGCTGAGCAACTACAACCGTTTGCACATGACCGTGGTGTAATGCTGGCCTGCGAAAGCGGCGCAACTTGCGAGGTGAATGGGGATGATATTCGCCTCAGTCAGGTGTTCTTCAATTGTTTGGAAAACGCCATCAAATACACCCTCCCTGGCGGCGAAGTGACGATTCGACTGCAAACCACCGCACAGGCAGCTGTCGTCGAAATCCAAGACAACGGTATCGGGATCTCTGCATCAGACGTTCCGCACATCTTCGAGCGGTTTTATCGCGTCGATCCCTCCCGCCAAACTGATAGCGGTGGAACGGGGCTGGGCCTCTCTATCGCGAAGGCTGCCGTGTTGGCGCATGACGGAACAATCGACCTGCACAGCCAATTGGAATCAGGAACTACAGTCATGATCCGTATTCTACTCAGCACTAGCGCACCAAACACCGGTTCCTCGCAAACAAATTTGCTGAACGTATGA
- a CDS encoding HAMP domain-containing protein, translating to MKHLSIRWRMTLWYSIALGVILCSFCLALLLLMRQQILVRTDAGLREEVKEIGLEIGLAPSAEAFKSQAEARFSQHDFYEFLVVDGDGGIVFASSQSPGTGSETPSVAGTPAEINIATIEFDDSEPHRVAAASMQSAFGALQVRVMRSLKPIYADLNTLKFAMAGLFPLGVALALASGYFLAGRALRSVQHVVEVANSINITSLDRRIAVENPHDEIGQLAAALNSLINRLERAVTEIRRFTADASHEIRTPIASLRSEAESALRAPRTAAEYA from the coding sequence GTGAAACATCTATCGATTCGCTGGCGGATGACCCTGTGGTACAGCATCGCGCTGGGCGTCATTTTGTGCAGCTTCTGCCTGGCGCTGCTGTTGTTGATGCGACAGCAAATCCTGGTCCGCACCGACGCGGGCCTGCGCGAGGAGGTTAAGGAAATCGGCTTGGAAATTGGCTTGGCCCCATCCGCCGAGGCCTTCAAGTCCCAGGCCGAAGCGCGGTTTTCGCAGCATGACTTTTACGAATTCCTTGTCGTGGATGGGGACGGAGGAATAGTTTTCGCTAGTTCGCAATCACCCGGGACCGGGAGCGAGACTCCGTCGGTGGCGGGAACACCGGCGGAGATCAACATTGCGACGATTGAATTCGACGACAGCGAGCCCCATCGGGTTGCGGCAGCCAGCATGCAGAGTGCGTTTGGAGCATTGCAAGTGCGCGTCATGCGGTCGTTGAAGCCGATTTATGCGGATTTGAATACCTTGAAGTTTGCGATGGCTGGCCTCTTTCCGTTGGGAGTCGCCTTGGCATTGGCGAGCGGCTATTTCTTGGCCGGACGTGCTTTACGGTCCGTGCAACACGTGGTGGAAGTTGCGAATTCGATCAATATTACTTCTCTAGATCGACGGATCGCTGTCGAAAATCCACATGACGAAATTGGACAATTAGCGGCCGCCCTCAATTCTCTCATCAATCGTTTGGAACGTGCTGTCACTGAGATTCGACGTTTTACGGCCGATGCATCGCATGAAATCCGCACACCGATCGCTTCGCTGCGATCCGAAGCAGAATCCGCGCTTCGTGCACCGCGGACGGCAGCAGAGTATGCATAG